A region from the Salvia splendens isolate huo1 chromosome 15, SspV2, whole genome shotgun sequence genome encodes:
- the LOC121768011 gene encoding uncharacterized protein LOC121768011, translating to MSRNQCLILFSLISFPSSYTPTPSHGSPTMLSLASAVVTAWYARRKAIELVYGGWEGSFRQLPSYLTELQSQNPGTIVEWLHDPILSQGNTKVFRYVFWAFGPAIEAFQLAKPVFSVDGTHLRGRLKGKLLTAVGYDANKNCLPVDFAIVDEETNESWSWFLNLVRVHIIKHDQEVCIISDRHQGIINAMQSDVWKEVPVGYHRYYLIHVRSNVLQRHKDPGVKKWVWIMGEVIEERRYWTARRELEKVSPEALSYLETTIDRSQWTMAHDEFRQWGETSTNMAECYNNVLLSTRELPIRAIIDITFWRTINWFVNRTTLAKQCQTPLTPWAWELFQKNDRRGRRHHVRTTSIAQGTYEVLTYHRGPGRGHNIHVVDYREKRCLCGKWQTWRMPCSHTVAVLRERTC from the coding sequence atgtctcgcaaccaatgtttgattttattttcccttatttctttcccctCTTCTTATACCCCTACCCCTAGTCACGGTTCCCcgactatgctatccttagctagtgcggtcgtgacagcatggtatgctcgcagaaaagctattgagcttgtatatggtGGGTGGGAGGGATCATTCAGACAACTCCCCAGCTACCTGACTGAGTTGCAAAGTCAAAATCCTGGGACAATCGTTGAGTGGTTGCATGACCCTATATTGAGTCAAGGTAATACAAAGGTGTTCCGCTACGTATTTTGGGCATTTGGGccagcaatagaagcgttccaACTAGCAAAGCCGGTCTTCTCAGTTGATGGGACTCACCTGCGTGGAAGACTGAAAGGTAAACTACTTACTGCAGTAGGGTACGATGCAAACAAGAACTGTTTGCCTGTTGATTTTGctattgttgatgaagaaacaaATGAGAGTTGGAGTTGGTTTTTGAATCTTGTCAGAGTGCATATTATAAAGCATGACCAGGAAGTGTGCATAATATCAGACAGACATCAAGGCATAATAAATGCTATGCAGTCTGATGTGTGGAAAGAGGTACCCGTTGGTTATCATCGATACTATTTAATTCACGTTCGATCGAATGTGTTACAAAGACACAAAGACCCCGGAGTGAAGAAATGGGTATGGATAATGGGTGAAGTAATTGAGGAGCGGAGATATTGGACTGCAAGGCGTGAATTAGAAAAGGTGAGTCCAGAAGCTCTGAGCTACCTCGAAACCACCATAGATAGATCGCAGTGGACTATGGCACACGATGAATTTCGTCAATGGGGTGAGACATCTACGAACATGGCCGAGTGTTATAACAATGTGTTGTTATCTACGAGGGAACTCCCAATTAGAGCTATCATTGATATTACATTCTGGCGGACCATCAACTGGTTTGTTAATCGAACGACTCTAGCCAAACAATGTCAGACGCCTTTGACACCGTGGGCTTGGGAGTTATTTCAGAAGAATGACCGTCGAGGGAGACGTCATCATGTTAGGACTACAAGCATAGCACAAGGAACTTATGAGGTGCTAACCTATCACAGAGGACCGGGTAGAGGCCATAATATACATGTTGTGGATTATCGTGAAAAGAGATGCTTATGTGGAAAGTGGCAGACCTGGAGAATGCCTTGCTCTCACACTGTTGCGGTGCTGAGAGAACGCACATGTTGA
- the LOC121766944 gene encoding uncharacterized protein LOC121766944, with amino-acid sequence MSECYNNVLRGVRELPIRALVDLTFWRTVKWWVEKKTTIEHTEGELTPWARDKLAKNDSKGRKHYVTVIDRDVGKYHVRTRGRIVKGVSKGNNVQIVRYLESSCSCGKWQMWRIPCSHACAVARDRGHVMMDLIDEKYYLGTWRSQYYTQVSFDAPRHEEYWVAPSWKLCITPQQLIPRTRGRVRRRRILNQMDVQEEDEPRAPRRCRNCGIEGHDRRNCSAGAVQ; translated from the coding sequence ATGTCGGAGTGCTACAATAACGTCTTGAGGGGTGTGAGAGAGTTGCCGATTAGAGCGTTGgttgatttgacattttggaGGACGGTGAAATGGTGGGTGGAGAAGAAGACAACAATCGAACACACCGAAGGTGAATTAACCCCATGGGCGAGGGACAAACTTGCTAAGAATGACTCAAAGGGGCGAAAACATTACGTCACTGTCATTGACCGAGATGTTGGGAAGTACCATGTCCGAACTCGAGGAAGAATCGTAAAAGGAGTGTCAAAGGGCAACAATGTTCAAATAGTCAGGTATTTGGAATCGAGTTGCAGTTGTggtaagtggcagatgtggagaatcCCTTGTTCGCATGCTTGTGCGGTTGCTAGAGACAGAGGTCATGTTATGATGGACCTCATAGATGAGAAGTACTACCTAGGTACATGGAGATCACAGTACTATACTCAAGTTTCATTTGATGCACCAAGACACGAAGAGTATTGGGTTGCACCTTCATGGAAATTGTGCATCACCCCTCAGCAGTTGATTCCTAGAACGCGTGGCCGCGTTAGAAGAAGGAGGATActtaatcaaatggatgtccaGGAGGAAGATGAACCAAGGGCTCCCCGCCGTTGCAGAAATTGCGGGATAGAGGGGCATGACCGAAGAAATTGCTCAGCCGGTGCCGTTCAGTAA